The window ACCGAGTTGACCATGCGCAACAGGAATGCGGTCAGGCTGGGATCCTGACTGATGATGGCCGCCAGATCGTCCGACGACGTGTTGGGCGCGTTGATGGCCTGCTGCAATTCCAGAAAGACCTGCGGCAGGGCAGGGAGTTGCAGCTCCTTGCGCAGGATGTCCAGCGGATCCAGCGCGGTTGCCTCATGGTCTGGTACGGGGGCCGGATCGTTCTGTTGTTCGCGCTCCGCTTCCGGCGCGGCGGAAAAATCACGGAGCTGGCGTTCCAGTCCGAGCCGCGCAAGGGTCTTGAGCGTGTCGTCCCTGTGGCGGATGTGCTTGAAGCGTCGGGAAACCTGCGCCTTTGCCCGTTCGATCATTTCCGGCGGGGGATTTTGCAGTGTAGCGGATTCCGGTGCGGTGTTCGTGCCCATATGTACTCCCGTCATCATGGTTTGGAGAAAGCATATGGCAAAAAAACCGACAGCGGAAGCAGGTTATTTCCTTGCGGTGATCATTGGCGGCGTGTCAGGCCGTATTTTTTGAGTTTGTATTGCAGGGTGCGGCGGCTGATGCCCAGGGCCTCGGCCGTGCGCTCCCTGTGGCTGCCGTTTTCCTCGAGCGCCCGGATGATGGCCATTTTCTCTGCCTCTTCCAGCGATGCGGGCGTGCCGAAAATCGGTTCGTCGGCCTGCGCGGGCTGGTAGGACGGGTCCGTTCCGTGGAACTGGGGAGGCAGGAGCTCGGGGCTCAGTGCGTCCGAGCGCGAGAGGATCAGGGCGCGTTCCAGCACGTTTTCCAGCTCGCGGACGTTGCCGGGCCAGTCGTAATGGGAAAGGGTATCCAGAAACGCGGGCGTGACCGTGCGGATGGCCTTGTGATTCTTGGCGCCGAGTTTTTTGAGCAGGAAGCTGACCAGCAGAGGCAGGTCCTCGCGACGGTCGCGCAGGGGCGGGATGCGTATCTCGAGTACGGCCAGACGGTAGTAGAGGTCCTCGCGAAAACGCCCGGCCTCCACCTCGGCCTTGAGGTTGCGGTTGGTGGCCGCAATGATGCGCACGTCCGTTTCCACGGGCCGAACGCTGCCCAGCGGTTCCACGATTTTTTCCTGCAATGCGCGCAGGAGCTTGGCTTGCAATGCCCCGGGCATTTCGCCGATCTCGTCCAGAAAAAGGGTGCCGCCGTTGGCCAGCTGGAAGCGGCCGGGCTTGTCCTTGACAGCACCGGTGAACGCGCCCTTTTCATAGCCGAAAAGCTCGCTTTCCAGCAGGTCGTCGGGCAGGGCCGCGCAGTTGACCTTGATGAGCGGGCGTTCAGCACGCGTGCTGGACCGATGCAGCCCCTCGGCCACCAGTTCCTTGCCTGTGCCGGATTCGCCGAGGATGAGCACCGTGGCCTCGCTGGGACCGGCCTGGGCAATGAGTTCGCGCACATGCGCCACGCCCGTGCTGGCTCCGATGAATTCCACGTTGCCGTCGTTGGCCTCGCGCCGGAGCCGCGCGTTTTCCATGAGCAGCAGCCTGTATTCGCGGGCCTTGTGGGTCACGGCCTTGAGCTCTTCGTTGTCGGCGGGTTTGGTCAGGTAGTCGAATGCGCCCTGTTTCATGGCGTCCACGGCCGATCCCACGCTGCCGAACGCGGTGAGCAGGATCACGGGCAGGCCGGGTCTGCGGGTCTGCAGTTCGCGCAGCAGTTCCATGCCGTTCATGCCGGGCATTTTCATGTCCACCAGCGCCACGTCCGGGGATTCAAGACCGTTTTCAGACCCGTCGCGTACCAGTTCCTCCAGCGCCTGCTCTCCGGATTCCGCTTCCAGCACGCGCCAGCCCGCGTCTTCCAGCACGGCCCGTACCATCATGCGGTGGCCGGGTTCATCGTCTACAACCAATATGGATTTCGTATTCGTTTCGCTCATGTTTCGGTGTCCTCGTCAGCGGGGTTGGGGAAAAACAGCCGGACGGTCGTGCCCTGATCCGGCGATGAATCTATGGATATCTGCCCCTTGTGGGCGCGCATGATGTTGTGGACGATGGCCAGCCCCAGCCCCGTGCCCTTGGATTTGGCCGTGAAAAACGGCTCAAGAGCCTGTTGCCTGATTTCCTCGTCCATGCCGGAGCCGTTGTCGTTCACGCACACCCAGACTCCCCTGTCCTGGCTGTGCGAGGATATGCCGACGATCTTTTCCCCCTCGTTTTTGCCCAGCGCGTCAAGACTGTTGGCCGTCAGGTTGAGCAGCACCTGCTTGAGCGCGTCCGGATCGGCCCAGACCGTGGGAGCCTTGAAATCGAACACCGGCTCCACTCCGCCGTGTTCCATGTCGAAGCGCATGAGTTTTTTCAGGGACTCGCCTTCCTCGGCAAGGTTCACCTCCACCGGGGCCAGCGCCCGGGGGCGGGCGAGGTACAGCAGGTCGGTGACCACACGATTGAGACGGTCGGCCTCCTGCACCATGGTGGTGGCGTATGAATTGAGCGGCTCCTGCCCCTTGAGTTTTTCGGCAAAGAGCTGGGCAAATCCGCGCAGCGAGCTCAGCGGATTGCGCACCTCGTGCGCCACGCCTGCGGCCAGGGAGCCGATGGTGGCCAGGCGCCGGGCCTCGTTCAGGTCTTCCTCAAGGCGTCGGATGCGGGTGCGGTCGCGTATGAGCACGAGGCGCAGGCCCAGTTCCGGGGCGGAGTTGTCGCCTTCCGGAAAGGGCACGGAAAGTATCTCGAGGTTCCGGCCGTGGTATTCGTGCTGTCGCCACTGGTACTCGCCGGTTTCGACCTCGGCGGGTTCGGGGTCGTCGATGGGCAGGTCCTTCCAGTTGCGGCCCACGAGGTTGCGGTCCGCTTCCTTGTCCGGCGGGGCCAGCAGCATTTTGGCCGAACCGTTGGCCGCCAGGATTGTGCCGTCCGCACCCACGTTGATCAGGCCGTCCGGCATGTTGTCCAACAACCTGTTCTGGAACTGCTCCAGCCGCACGAGCCGTTTGCCCTGCTCGCGGCGGCGGATGTAGGCAAAGGCCAGAAACCACAGGAATACGGCGGCCAGAAACACGTAGCCGGTCTGGAGCATGGCCGCGCGTCGGTATTGTTTGAACTGCTGCAGATGCCGGTCTGCGTTGAGACCGATGATCAGGTATGCGCGTGTTCCGGAGGCGTGTTTCTGTTCATGGATTTCCGGCGAATCTCCGGGTGGCTGGCCGGGTAGCGCCTTGCGGTTCTTTTCGCTGAGCAGTGCGGCGATGACCGGACGCATGAGCAGGCCGGATATGAGGGTTTCTCCTTGCGTGTTGCTGGTCATGAAGTGCCATGTCTGCCCGGAATCGAGCACCTTGTTTTCTATGCCCGAGAAATCGATCTGCGGGGTGTCTTCCGCCGGGGCGGAGCTGACCAGCACGTTGCCGCGGTCGTCAACCACGGCGATGAAGCGGAAGTCGTCGGACGCGGCCAGTTCCTGCAAGAGGTCCCGGGACAGGGTGGGGAACATGGGGTAGACAGCGCGGTTGCCCCCCATGCTGCGTACGATGCGCATGAGGTTCGACTCCACGCCGCGGGCAATGGATCCGCCCGAAAGGAACAGGTTGTTTTCCACCAATGCGCGTTGGCGGGCGATGCTTTTCCAGGTCAGGAACAGGCTGCCCACGCCCAGCACGATCAGAGCGAGCACCAGGGCGACCACCGGCCCCTGTTCGTTGTCCCGGGAGCGAACTTCCATGGTTTTTACCGGTTGTCTCCGCGCAGGGTTTCAAACACCTTCTTGGGCGAGGTGGCGTACTTCTGTGCGATTTGTTTCAGGGTCATTTCCGGGGTTGCTTCCAGTCCGGCCACGGTCAGGCGGCGGAGCATCTCCTGCATGGGCAGGTCATAGGCCGTCCCCAATGCCTGCAGGGTCATCTTGCCGGTTCCCTCGGGGGCGCTGGGCGGCAGGGCCTTGAAGGCATCGCCCCCGGAAAAGGCGTCGCGCAGGGCCAGATAGACATGCTGCGGGGTCACGCCGTTGGCATGGGCCAGATCCACAAGTTTGGTGGAGGGGTCGAGTTTTTCGGTATAGCCCGTCTCCTTCAGGATATGCATGGATTGTTCAAGATCAAAGCCCATATGGGCGCAGAAAACGCGCAGAGGGCTGAGTTCCGCATGGCCGTAGGGCGGGTTGCCCAACGTGGTGGTCTGGTTTTCCTTGATGGTCTCACCGAAGTCGAGCACCGCCTGCATGGGCTGCACGTGCATGAGGGTTCCGGCCGTGACCACGGCCACAAGGAACAGGCTGAAGATCATGGGGGTGGTCATGACCACCAGTTCGCGGGCGCGGTTTTTCATGTATGCCATGATGGGTTTCCAGTTGAGCCAGATGTGCAGCAGGGAAGCAATGCAGAAGAGCAGGCCCACCGTGATGTGGATGTCGCCCCATTGGGTTTTGTCCAAACCGAGGAAACTCCAGTCCGCCCAATAGGCTACCCGACCATGGGGCGTGATGTAGAGCACCACGCTGGTGAACAGGGTGATGATAAACGACAGCAAACTGGTCAGTGAAACGATTTTTCTGAACATTACGGTAACTCCTGCTGAGTGTTTCCCGCACGATATCATTGCTGCAACAAATTGCACAACCGGGAGATAGGAGCTGCCCCGGACCGGGTGGCGCGAAATGGAAGCGGAGCAATCGAGCCAATCCCGATCGCCCCGCTTCATTTTCCTGCTTTCCGGGTTTATCCCAAAATATGTGAAGGTGGCCGGGGGCTTTCTTTTCCCGTTTCAGTGCCGCCTTTTTTTTCTGTTCGGAGCCTTGCTCCGATCGATCATCGTTGCCGCCGTTTCTGTTCGGGGTATTGTTTCCGGTGTTGCCCTGAAGAAAAGCATCTGGTGTGCCAACCATGCGATGGTTATGTATTTCGGATTGTTAACGGGAGATCACTGGTGTTTCGCATTCTGTGTTGCACAAGTCTTGTAACGATAATTGCACATGTTTGTGCAATGTTTGTGCAGCGCTTGTGCACGTCGATATGGCCGTACCGGGCTGGTTTGCTTTCCGGGGCAAGCGTGATAAATAGGGCCTCTGAATTCGCCACCGAGACATTTGCAACGGAGTATTTCATGCATCAGAGAATGCCCTGGCCAGAATATTTCATGAAGATAGCGCATCTTGTGGCTCAACGCTCCACATGCCTGCGTCGGGCGGTGGGCGCCATCGCGGTCATGGACAAGCGCGTGGTCGCCACCGGGTACAACGGCGTGCCTTCCAAGGTTCCCCATTGCGAGGAAGTCGGCTGCATCCGCGAGACCATGAGCGTGCCTTCCGGCCAGCGGCACGAACTGTGCCGGGGACTGCATGCGGAACAGAACGTTATCATTCAGGCTGCCACGCACGGTCTTTCATTGCAGGGGTGCGACATCTACTGCACCACCCAGCCCTGTCTGATCTGCACCAAAATGCTCATCAACGTGGGCGCGGCCAACATCTACTATGCCGAACATTACCCGGATGAACTGGCGGAAAACATGCTTGCCGAAGCCGGAGTGAACCATGCCCTTCTCGAAGGCGATTTCCAGTCCTGACGACCGCTTCATGGCCCGTGCCGTGGAACTGGCCCGTAATGGTCGAGGACCCACCGCGCCCAATCCGTGCGTTGGGGCCGTGCTGGTGCACGATGATCGCATCGTGGCCGAAGGCTGGCACACGCGCTACGGCAGGCTGCATGCCGAACGGGAGTGTCTTGCGCAGGCCCGTGAGCGAAAGGTGTTTGCACAGGCGGACCCGGCCGAATGCGTCATGTACGTCACGCTGGAGCCTTGCAATCATCATGGCAAGACACCGCCGTGTACCGAAGCCATCCTCGATGCCGGCATCGGTGCTGTGCGAATCGGAGCCATGGACCCCAACCCCAGGGCCGCAGGCGGAGCCGAGACCCTTCGTGCCGCCGGGGTCGACGTTGCCACGGGCGTGCTGCAGCGGGAATGCGAGGATTTGATCGCCGATTTTCTGGTCTGGCAACGCACCGGGCGCACCTACAACATTTTGAAAATGGCGGCCACGCTGGACGGCAAGATCGCTTCTGCCCAGCGCGTGCCCGAGCCGGTTTCCTGTCCGGAGTCCTTTGTTCGCGTGCAGGAACTGCGCAAGCTTGCGGGTGCCGTGATCGTGGGCGGTGGGACGTTCCGGGCGGATAATCCCAGCCTGACCTGCCGTGCTTCCGGACTTCCCGAGGGCTTTTGCCAGCCGTTGGCTGTTGTGGTCACCTCGCTCCTGCCCGGGCCGGACGCGGCAAGTACGCTGCTGCGCGACCGGCCGGAACAGCTTGTTTTCTGGACGCCGCAGCAGGCGGCGGAGTCGGACACTGCCGAGGCCCTGCGGACTCGGGGCGTGCGTGTGATCGGACTGCCGGGCAAGGACGGTGGGCTGGATCTTGCCCCGGGATTCGCCTTTTTGCGCACCGAGTGCGGCTGCCATTACACCCTGTGCGAAGGGGGCGGGCATCTGGCCATGTCGCTGGTGGAACAGGGGTTGGCGGATGAGCTCGTATATTTCATGGCCCCGCGCATCCTGGGAGACGAATCCGCACCTTCGGCCTTTGCGGGCAGATCGGGCATGACCATGAAACAGGCCGTGGATTTTCGCATCAGCACCGCGCAGGCCTGTGGTCGTGACCTCATGCTTACGCTCATGCCCTGATTCCCATTTGCTTTGGCGAGTGTGATCCTTGTTGTCCGCCCACATATTCAAACGCATGTTTACATTTGTGCGTTGTTGCTATAAACATTCATCCCCAAGGGGAGCATATGTTTGTTGCATTTTATCGGCTTTTGTTCGTGATGATGGTTCTGTTTGCCCTGTTCGAGGGTGGCGCCATGGCCGCCAGGGCAGAGCAGAATGGGCTGACCTATATTTCCGAAAACTGTTATCCGTTTTGCTATCGAGACGATGGACAGCCTGCCGGTTTTACCGTTGACCTGCTGCACCGGATCTGGACCGAACTCGGGCAATCCGATTCGTCGGTACGGCTGCTGCCGTGGGCACGGGGACTGGAAATGGTCCGCAATGAGCCGGGAACAGTGCTCTTTGCCGCCGCGCGTACGCCCGAACGGGAGCGGTATTTCAAATGGGCCGGTCCCATTCTTTCTGTCCGCCTTGTTCTCATGAGCCTGAAGGAGCGCGGCCTGAAGATACGGAACGAACGGGATCTTGAGGCCGTTTCCATTGGCACTGTCCGTTCCGATGCAGTGGATGCGCTGCTCAAGAGACGGTACCCCAAGGTCCGCCGTTTTCCCGTGAATTCCACCGAGTTGAACATGCGCAAGCTGTTGAGCGGCAGGGTGGATGCCGTGGGCCATGACGAATTTGCCCTGCGCATGTACATGGAGCAGCATGGCCTATCTCCTGATCGTTTTGAATTTGTTTATGTCCTTCAGAAGACACCTGTCTATTTCGCGTTCAACCGCAGCGTTTCCGATGCCTATGTCAAACGTTTCAATGCAGTGCTGCAACGCCTGCGTGAATCCGGGGTGTATTCGAATATCTGGTCCCGGCACGGCATGAGTCCCCCGCCCATTTACACGGGCAATGGCTCCTGATAGTGATTCTTCATCGCCATCATGGAGGATTTGTCATGTTTACCGGACTGGTTTTGGGAACGGGCCGAGTGGAGGCCGTGGAAGCTCTGGGCGCGGAAACCCGCCTGCGAATTCGTGCGCTTTTCGATCTGGATGCCATTGAACTGGGGGAATCCATAGCCGTGAACGGCGTATGCCTGACCGTGGAGACCTTCGGTGAACGCTGGTTCACTGCCTATGCCAGCCGCGAGACCATGTCCGTTACCAATCTCGGCGAATTGGGCCGGGGCAGCATCTGCAATCTGGAGCGGGCCTTGGCTGTGGGCGATCGTCTGGGCGGCCATATCGTCAGCGGCCATGTGGACTGCGTGGCTTCGGTGGCCGGTGTGCGGCCCGCGGGTGAATCACGAATCTATCGTCTTTCCTTTCCCGCAGAACACGGACGCTACGTCATCGGCAAGGGCTCGGTGGCGCTGGACGGCATCAGCCTGACCGTGAATGGCTGCGGCCCGGACTGGCTTGAGGTCAACATCATTCCCGAAACCCAGAAAGCCACCACCATTGCCCGCTGGGACGCGGGGCGGCGCGTGAACATGGAGACCGACGTGATCGGCAAGTATGTGGAGCGCATGGTGGCGCCGTGGAAGGGCGGGGATGTGTCCGGCCAAAAGGCGCAGTCCTCGTCGGCCATCACCATGGATTATCTGGCCCAGCACGGTTTCTGATTTTTTCGCCGGTATCCGGCACGTATTCAGATCATATTTGTTGGCAGAGCAACTGCGGTTGTGCGCTGTTGTCTTTTGCTGTGGTGCACGCGGAGAAAAAAAGAAGGCAAAAAGACGCGTTTGACCCGCAACGTTGCGCGTTTCCTCTCGGCACGTGCCGCAAACCTTGGCTCGCTTGAGCGGGGTTCGGGAGAAAGCAATAGACTGATCGACGAATAGCCAAGAAGTCCTAGGACTCAGCGGGCGCATTTGATTGCTGCACGATCCCGACGGACTTTTCCCCTCTATTCCGAGTGTCGACTGAAGTCGAGCCATCGTATGGCTCGGTGCGATAAAGTATGCACGAGGTCGGTGGTACAGGGTTTAGAAAATCAGCGAGGTTTTTCAAAAGGCCGACGCAGGGATTGATTCGTGGGGAGGAAGAGGAGGGTAGGTCCCAGGAAGGGAGGAGAGGGAGGGGACACCCCCTCTCTTTCCTCCATTCCTCAAATGGTTCTCGACTGATTGGTATAAAATATCACTGTACAACTGCGCGTCAGCGCAACCCAAAGATTGAAAGGCTTCTCGATTTCGTTGTGCGCTTGACCCGCAACGTTGCGCGTTTCCTCTCGGTACGTGCCGCAAACCTTTGCTGTGGGCCGAGCCGTGCTCGGCTGATCCTTCGCTCGCTTGAGCGGCACGAGGCCTCGTGGGTCTTTGGTGTTTGGGCCGGTCAGAAGCTTTCCACGCCGCATCGCCTGCAATCCTTGCAGTCCCGGTTGGAACACCCCGGGGCGGATTGGGCTTTTTTGGCACGCTCCCATTCCTTGTACAGGTAGTCGCGCCGCACGCCCACGTCGATGACCTCCCACGGAAACGGTTCGTCTTTTTCTCGCTCGCGCAGGTACTCGTCCATGGAGCCTTCCCAGCGCTTGAGCGCCTTTTTCCAGCCCCCGTGCTCCGCAGCC is drawn from Pseudodesulfovibrio senegalensis and contains these coding sequences:
- a CDS encoding sigma-54-dependent transcriptional regulator, with the translated sequence MSETNTKSILVVDDEPGHRMMVRAVLEDAGWRVLEAESGEQALEELVRDGSENGLESPDVALVDMKMPGMNGMELLRELQTRRPGLPVILLTAFGSVGSAVDAMKQGAFDYLTKPADNEELKAVTHKAREYRLLLMENARLRREANDGNVEFIGASTGVAHVRELIAQAGPSEATVLILGESGTGKELVAEGLHRSSTRAERPLIKVNCAALPDDLLESELFGYEKGAFTGAVKDKPGRFQLANGGTLFLDEIGEMPGALQAKLLRALQEKIVEPLGSVRPVETDVRIIAATNRNLKAEVEAGRFREDLYYRLAVLEIRIPPLRDRREDLPLLVSFLLKKLGAKNHKAIRTVTPAFLDTLSHYDWPGNVRELENVLERALILSRSDALSPELLPPQFHGTDPSYQPAQADEPIFGTPASLEEAEKMAIIRALEENGSHRERTAEALGISRRTLQYKLKKYGLTRRQ
- a CDS encoding two-component system sensor histidine kinase NtrB, translating into MEVRSRDNEQGPVVALVLALIVLGVGSLFLTWKSIARQRALVENNLFLSGGSIARGVESNLMRIVRSMGGNRAVYPMFPTLSRDLLQELAASDDFRFIAVVDDRGNVLVSSAPAEDTPQIDFSGIENKVLDSGQTWHFMTSNTQGETLISGLLMRPVIAALLSEKNRKALPGQPPGDSPEIHEQKHASGTRAYLIIGLNADRHLQQFKQYRRAAMLQTGYVFLAAVFLWFLAFAYIRRREQGKRLVRLEQFQNRLLDNMPDGLINVGADGTILAANGSAKMLLAPPDKEADRNLVGRNWKDLPIDDPEPAEVETGEYQWRQHEYHGRNLEILSVPFPEGDNSAPELGLRLVLIRDRTRIRRLEEDLNEARRLATIGSLAAGVAHEVRNPLSSLRGFAQLFAEKLKGQEPLNSYATTMVQEADRLNRVVTDLLYLARPRALAPVEVNLAEEGESLKKLMRFDMEHGGVEPVFDFKAPTVWADPDALKQVLLNLTANSLDALGKNEGEKIVGISSHSQDRGVWVCVNDNGSGMDEEIRQQALEPFFTAKSKGTGLGLAIVHNIMRAHKGQISIDSSPDQGTTVRLFFPNPADEDTET
- a CDS encoding DUF4405 domain-containing protein produces the protein MFRKIVSLTSLLSFIITLFTSVVLYITPHGRVAYWADWSFLGLDKTQWGDIHITVGLLFCIASLLHIWLNWKPIMAYMKNRARELVVMTTPMIFSLFLVAVVTAGTLMHVQPMQAVLDFGETIKENQTTTLGNPPYGHAELSPLRVFCAHMGFDLEQSMHILKETGYTEKLDPSTKLVDLAHANGVTPQHVYLALRDAFSGGDAFKALPPSAPEGTGKMTLQALGTAYDLPMQEMLRRLTVAGLEATPEMTLKQIAQKYATSPKKVFETLRGDNR
- a CDS encoding deoxycytidylate deaminase, which produces MHQRMPWPEYFMKIAHLVAQRSTCLRRAVGAIAVMDKRVVATGYNGVPSKVPHCEEVGCIRETMSVPSGQRHELCRGLHAEQNVIIQAATHGLSLQGCDIYCTTQPCLICTKMLINVGAANIYYAEHYPDELAENMLAEAGVNHALLEGDFQS
- the ribD gene encoding bifunctional diaminohydroxyphosphoribosylaminopyrimidine deaminase/5-amino-6-(5-phosphoribosylamino)uracil reductase RibD; this translates as MPFSKAISSPDDRFMARAVELARNGRGPTAPNPCVGAVLVHDDRIVAEGWHTRYGRLHAERECLAQARERKVFAQADPAECVMYVTLEPCNHHGKTPPCTEAILDAGIGAVRIGAMDPNPRAAGGAETLRAAGVDVATGVLQRECEDLIADFLVWQRTGRTYNILKMAATLDGKIASAQRVPEPVSCPESFVRVQELRKLAGAVIVGGGTFRADNPSLTCRASGLPEGFCQPLAVVVTSLLPGPDAASTLLRDRPEQLVFWTPQQAAESDTAEALRTRGVRVIGLPGKDGGLDLAPGFAFLRTECGCHYTLCEGGGHLAMSLVEQGLADELVYFMAPRILGDESAPSAFAGRSGMTMKQAVDFRISTAQACGRDLMLTLMP
- a CDS encoding substrate-binding periplasmic protein, yielding MFVAFYRLLFVMMVLFALFEGGAMAARAEQNGLTYISENCYPFCYRDDGQPAGFTVDLLHRIWTELGQSDSSVRLLPWARGLEMVRNEPGTVLFAAARTPERERYFKWAGPILSVRLVLMSLKERGLKIRNERDLEAVSIGTVRSDAVDALLKRRYPKVRRFPVNSTELNMRKLLSGRVDAVGHDEFALRMYMEQHGLSPDRFEFVYVLQKTPVYFAFNRSVSDAYVKRFNAVLQRLRESGVYSNIWSRHGMSPPPIYTGNGS
- a CDS encoding riboflavin synthase; the protein is MFTGLVLGTGRVEAVEALGAETRLRIRALFDLDAIELGESIAVNGVCLTVETFGERWFTAYASRETMSVTNLGELGRGSICNLERALAVGDRLGGHIVSGHVDCVASVAGVRPAGESRIYRLSFPAEHGRYVIGKGSVALDGISLTVNGCGPDWLEVNIIPETQKATTIARWDAGRRVNMETDVIGKYVERMVAPWKGGDVSGQKAQSSSAITMDYLAQHGF